From a region of the Mobula birostris isolate sMobBir1 chromosome 28, sMobBir1.hap1, whole genome shotgun sequence genome:
- the LOC140188950 gene encoding histone H2B-like, producing the protein MPDPAKPAPKKGAKKALSKPASKTGKKRKRSRKETYAIYIYKVMKQVHPDTGISSKAMSIMNSFVNDIFERIAGEASRLAHYNKRSTISSREIQTAVRLLLPGELAKHAVSEGTKAVTKYTSSK; encoded by the coding sequence ATGCCGGATCCAGCGAAACCCGCTCCCAAGAAGGGCGCCAAGAAAGCTTTGTCCAAACCAGCGAGCAAGACTGGCAAGAAGCGCAAGAGGTCGAGAAAGGAGACTTACGCCATCTACATCTACAAAGTGATGAAGCAGGTTCACCCCGACACCGGCATCTCCTCCAAGGCCATGAGCATCATGAATTCATTCGTCAACGATATTTTTGAGCGCATCGCGGGCGAGGCTTCCCGCCTGGCCCATTACAACAAGCGGTCAACCATCAGCTCCCGGGAGATCCAGACCGCCGTGCGCCTGCTGCTGCCCGGGGAGCTGGCCAAGCACGCCGTGTCCGAAGGGACAAAGGCGGTGACCAAGTACACCAGCTCCAAGTGA
- the LOC140189057 gene encoding histone H4, which translates to MSGRGKGGKGLGKGGAKRHRKVLRDNIQGITKPAIRRLARRGGVKRISGLIYEETRGVLKVFLENVIRDAVTYTEHAKRKTVTAMDVVYALKRQGRTLYGFGG; encoded by the coding sequence atgtctggcagagggaaaggaggcaaAGGACTGGGCAAAGGCGGAGCCAAGCGGCACCGTAAAGTGCTCCGTGATAACATCCAGGGCATCACCAAACCGGCCATCCGCCGTCTGGCTCGCCGTGGCGGCGTCAAGCGGATCTCGGGTCTGATCTACGAGGAGACCCGCGGGGTGCTGAAGGTTTTCCTGGAGAATGTGATCCGGGATGCGGTCACCTACACCGAACACGCCAAGCGCAAGACGGTGACTGCCATGGATGTGGTTTACGCTCTGAAACGCCAGGGCCGCACTCTCTATGGCTTCGGCGGCTGA